The DNA segment TCCAACACCAACGGTAAGGACCGGTATCAACGGCAGGTCTACGATTGGCTGCTTGACACCATCAACGAAACCAACTGCTACCTATTCACTCTCAGCCCAAACACGACCGACTCCGAACTGGTTGAGAAGTCAGCCACTCTCGATCAGCAGCTCACAGCGGCACATGCTGCCGCAGCGGCCGCGTTCAAGTCAGATTCGGAGCAGCGCATTCTTCGTGAGGTGACCGGCATGATCGCCGAACCTGGATTTGCAAAGGGCAGGAGGAAGGGGGAGGACGCCGATCGGCTGCGCGCCAGCCTCGAGGAGTGGTTGAAGTGCAAACTCCCCGTGACGCACAAGGGGATCCGGAGTTTGCTGATCGCGCTGCCGGAGTCGTTCCTGGTTGGCGCGGACATCCCGCCCAGGTTCATGTCCGCCGTTCGGGAAGAGAAGGCACGCCAGGCCAGGCTCACAGCCAAAGTACAGGCGCCGGACGACGATGCGGCTTCAAAGGGCGCCCGGTCGCTGACGGACCGGGAACTGGAGGAGCTGAGGCTTTGGCTCGATCGACGCCGAGTGCTGATCCTCGGCGGCACGCCGAAGAGCGCGGTGACCAAGCAACTCAAGGAGGCTCTCGGAGAGGATCTGATCGAGTGGAAGGGTACCGCGAAGAACTCAACGGCGGCCCAGTTTGAGTCGTCGATTAAACGTGCTTATGTACTGATCGTGATCATCAAGTTCGCAGGCCACGACTTCTCCGAAAAGGGAAAGGAATGGGTGGGGCGTGGCAGCGGCGTATTCCTTCAAGCGCAAACGTATAGCGCTCAATCCCTCCTGCGGCTGCTGCACAACCAGGCCAATGGGATCGCGCCTAAGGTCCCTTTGCTGGGGAAGTAGGTCGTTTCTTGCCTGGCGCCTTGCCTGGTACAGCCGCCGTGGTCTCAACGCCGCCGACGGCTGCGCTCGCGTCTCCTTCGGCCGTGCCCGCCTGCGTTTCAGCCATTCCTGCCGCAAACTGGGTGCGGAACGAGCGCAGCCGCCGCCACTCGTCCAGGTAGAGCTGCAGCCACGGGCGGGCGCCGGATTCAATCTCTGAAGTGATCAGCGCCTCCAGCCTTTCGTGCTCCTCGTGCCATTCGTCGGTGGTAAAGTGGCCGCCAAAGTGCGCAACCTGCAGCCAGAGTAAATAGGTGGTAAGCGCATCAAAGACGTTGTAGTTCAGAATGTCGCCGATGCGATCCTGGAGCCAGAGCTCTGCGACATCGTCACCATCAGTGCCCATTTTGCCCGGAATGCCACTGATCCGCGCCATATCGCTCAGCGATGTCCGCGTGCCCCGGTCCCACGCACCGCCCGTGAGAAGTTCCATCAGGTCGATATTGCAATCGTTATCTCTACGGAAGTAGTCCGGCCCCTCCCACGGCTTTTCGGGTCGCCTGCAGAATGCCGGCGCTGCTACGCCGAGTGCGATCGCGCGCTGGCGTATGATCAGCAGATCGGAGTTAAACGAGTTAAAACCGACCAGTTGCGGCTGATACTGGCCAACACCACGCAAAAACTGGCTGAGGATAGATGCCTCATCTCCAGGCTGGTCCCCGGATGTGGCCGCAGGCAGGGTTCGGATATTCAGCTTCACCTGTCCATTTGCGCTGCTGCGATCCACCAGCGCGATCGTCAGCAGGCGGCAGAGCGAGGTGCGGAGAAACGGCCGGGGCACCTCCGGCGTGGCTCCGCCTCGTGCCCACATCTCCGCCAATACCTCCATATCGGAAAGCGTATCCGGCAGCTGGTACGCCAGCCGACCCGAGATGGGGTCTGGAGTCCACTCGCAGTCAAATGCCCAAACGCGCGGCTGTACCTTACGGAACAACTTGGACCTCGGCCTGTGTCACGCCGATCCGGCGCCGGCGAATGCCGCGTCGCTCAAGCCCGGAAGCTCACCATCGCTGTTGCCAAACTGCTGGACCGGCACGCCCATACGATTGCTCACTCCGCGGTAAAGATCGCACAGCGGCGTGTTCTTGCCGTAAACGAGATGGCGGCCTGGGGCAAGGCTGCCGCCGGCCCGACCCGCTAGCAGAATGGGCAGGTTATATGGACTGTGGGCGTTGCCATCGCGCATGCCGCCGCCGAACAGGACCATGGCATTATCCAATAGCGTGCCGTCGCCCTCTCGTATCTGCTTCATTCGATTGAGCATCCAGGCATACTGCTCAATGTGCCATGTGTTGATGCGGCGGTATTCGGCCAACTTTCGAGCGTCGCCGCCGTGGTGAGAAATCTGGTGGTGTCCGCCGCTGACGCCGGGCAAAAATGAAAAGTTGCGGTCACTCACCTCGTTGGCGAACATAAACGTAGCAATCCGCGTGGAATCGGTCCAGAAAGCCAGTGTCATGATCTCGAGCATGAGACGGACCTGGCCGGTGTGGTCGATGCCTCGGCGCCGGATCAGGTCGGCATCATGGTAATAGCTGTAGATCTCGGTCCCCAGCTTCTGCACAGCCTGTCGAGCGAGTGTGTCGTCAAGCACCTCGCCCTTTCGCCTGGCGGCATCGAATGCAATTCTCCGCTCCACGGCTCGGACGGCCTCAAAATACTCATCCAACTTGGCGCGATCCGCCGTTCCAATCCGCTTGCGCAGCGCGGCCGCATCGTGAGCTACGGCATCCAATACGCTGGAATCCACCGCTTCGCGAGCGGGCGACGCCTCCGATACAGGACTGCGAAACAGCCGGTTGAATGCCTGCTGCGGATCGATTTCGCGTGTTACCGGAGTGGTCGGGCTGCTCCAGGAGATGTGCGACCCATAGAGACGCGTGTATCCCACGTTGGTATCCACGCCCGTGGTCACGGGTTCAATACTGAGCTCAATCGATGGCAGAGGCGTCAGGTTACCGAGATGCTGTGCCAGCTCCTGATCCAGCGAGACTCCACCGCACCGGAGGTCGCTGCCGGTGGTTTTCGTAATGTGCGTGCCGGTGAGGAATGGCGCAACCTTGGCGTAATGCCCGTCGCCATCAATACTATATCGATTCATCAACTCAGTGAAGACGAGCAGATCGCGCTGCAGGCCACTGAGCGGAGCGAGGATTTCCGAAAGCTGCCACGTGGCGCCGGATCCAACCGGCGTCCACGCGGCAGGATCCACTCCGTTCGGCATATAGAGCGCGGCGAAACGCACGGGGCTGCTAACTGCGCGTGAGGCTGCGCTTGCGCCGCCCGGCGCCATCGCCTCCAGCAATGGCAGGAACATCGTGACGCCGAGTCCCTTCAGCGCCGTTCGCCGCGAGATCGGCCGCGTGTGCCCAGTTAGATTCGCGTTACTCAACGTGCCTCATTTCGTCGCCTGAAAGCCATCGACTCCCGTGCCGCATTCGCCGTACGGCCGCCCGGATCCTTCTATTTCAAGGTTTTGCATGGCTGTTCTGCCCGTCCGCAACCGCCGGCGGCTGTTCGTTAGAGGTGCGGAATTGAAACGGCACGCTCTCCACAATGGCCCGTATCAACGCCCCACTTCGGTATCCGCCCTCCTGAACGCGCTGAACGATCTGGTTCACCGCCGCCCTATCGTATCGCTGCAGACCGCGACCAAGCGCGTACGCCAGCATCCGCCTGGCCATGTTTCGAACGAACTCTGCCTTCTGACTGAGCAGCAGTGTTTTCAGCTGCTGCGGCCCCGCAAACTTCTCACCACCCGCGAGCACGCCGGAGTTGTCGATCGGCTGACCGCCTATCTGCGTGCGCCAGCGCCCGATGGGATCGAAGTTCTCAAGTCCAAAGCCGATCGGGTCCATCTTGTTGTGGCACGAGGCGCATTCGGGCCGCTTCCGGTGCTCCTCGAGCCGCTGCCGGAGCGAAAGGCCGTTCAGCGGCGCGTCGGTGGCAGGAAGGCCACCGGCATTCGGTGGCGGCGGTGGGATTTTGGCGCCGAGCATCTGTTCCAGCACCCATTTGCCACGCAGAACCGGGCTGGTGCGGAGTGGATATGAAGTAACCGCAAGCACTCCGGCCATCGTGATGACGCCACCGCGCGTGCCATCGGCCAGCGCTACACGGCGGAATTGAGCGCCGCGCACGCCGTGTACGCCGTAGAGCTGCGCCATGTCCTGATTGAGATAGGTGTATCCGCATCCAATAAAGTCGAGCAGGCTGGCATCGCGTCGCAGCACGTGGTTGCTGAAGTCCACTGCCTCGGCGATCATGTCGCTGCGCAGTTGTGGCGTGAACTGCGGGAACATGCCCGGATCGGGCTGCGCGACCGTGCCCAAATCTCGCACCCGAAGCCACTCGCCGGCGAAGTTGGCGCCGAGCGCCCGCGACTTTCGGCTTGCCAGCATGCGATCTATCTGTGCCTGGAGAGTAGCCGGCTGGTGCAAACGGTTGGCGGCCGCGAGGCGGAAGAGTTCGGCATCGGGCATCGAGGACCAGAGGAAGTACGAAAGCCGGCTGGCCAGTTCGTAATCGTTCAGGCGGTATGCGCCATGTTCCGGCAGCGTCGGCTCAACGCGGAACAAAAAGTTTGGCGAAACAAGCACGGCCGTCAGGCCGGCCACTACCGACTTGCGCCAGGAAAGGCCGCGGTGGAATGCCGCGGTAAACACTTGCATCAAGCGGGCGAGCTCTCCCGGACGGACGGGCCGCCGGTAGGCAAGGGAGGCGAAGTGCCGCAGGACCGCCTGTGCCTCCGCCTTGGGATTCGCGTGTCCCGTAGAGCTGCCAAAAAGCAAATGCGGATCGGCGGCGCTCAGCGATTGCGAGGCGGCCTGCAGGTATCGCTCCATCAGAATCGGCGGTACAAAGAGAGTCTCAGCATCGTTATCGAAGCCACCGCCGCCACCGCCATCGGCGGGAAAGCTGTCGGCGGGATGCGTATCCACGCCGAGCAGGTCGCGGATCGTATTGTTGTACTCCTCGCGACTGAGACGGTGGATCAGAACATAGCCGGGATCGGCCGGGGCATCGGTGAGCTGCGCGACGGGTATAACGCGCTGGACCCATCCGGCCAGCTGGTCACGCTCCTGAGGGGTTGGCGCGGGCGACCCGGTCGGCGGCATGGATCCGGCACGCAACTGCGAAAGGACCCGGCGCCAAAAACCGGGGCGCGCCTTTACCTCTGCTGCTGATTGAAACCGGCTGAGGTCGATGCCGGCTGGCGGATTCATGCCGCTGTGGCAGGGTACGCAGTACCGCTGGACCTTTGGAAGAATGAAGTTGCGGAATGTCCCGCTAGCGGCGGGCGCCGACTGCGGCGCGGCGGCTGGAGCGGTAAAGGCAGCTGCAATCAGCGCCAACGGGGCCACGGCGGACAGGTGGCGCGCGGCGCCAAGCTTTTTCCGTCGAGTTTCGGTGGGCCGGTCCATGGTGCGTCGTACCAGATAGTTGGATGACTTGCGCCGGTGCGGTTGCAGCCTGGCGCTGCAATGAAAGCGGGCGGCTGCCGAACGGCAGCCGCCCAGGACGCTCAACGAGATGCGCACGGTTCCCGGCGCTGAGCGGTTATTCCGCTGCTTTTTTGGCTCGCGTCTTGCGGGCCTTCGGCGCCTCGGATGCTTCGTTTTCCGACTCGGCGGCCGGCTCAGGCGCCTCTTCCGCCACCGGGGCCGGAGCGTCGGCAGCGGCGACCTCATTCGCAACCTTTGGCTTACGCGTGGATGTGCGCTTTGGCTTGGCTGCCGATGCGTCGTGCTGCAGCACTCTCAGATAGCCGTAATGCTTGCGGTCGTACTCCTCCGGGGTTTCATCCAGCGGTACGTTGCATGCCAGCTTTTTGACGCCCTGATCGCCGAAATCGACAATGATGTACGTAGGGGTTGCGTCGTCGCCTACGGCATCGAACCGAGCGTCTGCCACCTGCATCCGGCGGGGTCCGAACTCCACACTTTTCACAACGCCATCCGCGGCAAGAACCGGGTGGAAAAGCTTATCGCCCACACGGTAGTTGGCGGTCATCCGGTAGTTAACGGCGTGCCCGTTCTCCCCGGGTTCGGCTACCGCCGTATCGCCTGCCGTGGTTGCTTTCTTCGTACGCGTGGCCATAATATCGTCGCTCCTGCAAATACGCTGGTGTTGTCCGTCGTAATAGATGTGTATTGGCAGGCGAAAGTTTACCACAACCGGCGCAGTGCGCGATTTGGCACAAGAGCTTTTTGAGATCGCGCCGGTACGTTAAGGAGGAGCAATCCACCTATGTCGAGCTGGCTGTTCGGAGCGTTGGCCATCTTCGTGGTCATTCGGCTGTTGTTTGGCAGGGCCGGGTTTGGTACTTGAGGGCCCCGCACCGGCTGCGGGGAGGATCCTCGCATAGGGCACAATGGCGATCAGCGGCGCGACGACGGCCCGGGATCGCGCGGGCTTTAGACAGCGACCACCGCTAAATCTCCATTCGAAAGGCCGGTGTAGACGTAATTCATCGCTCACCAGAGCGATCCGCCGGCGCGCAGTTGTTATCGATCAGCGGTGGGACCAGTTTCGGTCTGCGGTAGACAAACTGGAAACGCTACAGAGAGTGTTTCGCCGCTCAGCAGCGCGCACCATTGCGCATCGAGTGCTGCGAACTGTTCACGTACTCCGAACAGCGCGCCCTCGGTAAAGCCTTCCGGCATTGGCAAGTCCTGAGCGGTCAAGCCGGCGCGCACCAGTTGCTGGCATTCTACAAACGGCATTCGTTCGCGCCGCGCATCGTCGAGTTGCAGAATGCCCACGATGTGCTCTGCCCAATAAGCCTCCAGCGGAAGCGACTCCTTGCGACCGGTTTGTGCATCGACCGTGCCGAAGTCGTTGATATCTCTGCCGGCGGCAACCATGCCGAAGAAGGCGTTCCGGAAGCCGAGCACGCTTTCCACTGCAACGTGCAACAGGTCGTGCCGGGCAAAGTAGCTAACGGAACGCTGCCAGGTTATTGAGCCATCGTCACGGCGGCAGGCGATACTTGTAGCGCCATGCTGCCGTTTTCTCAGTCGGATCTCCACGGCTGCCCCGGTCGCAGAATCGCTCCGCTTCTTTCCGCGAAGCATTGTACCGGTTTGCAGTACCCGGCACGGCAGTGCATAATGTGGCGCGGCATCGATGGCCCGACCGAAGATATGGAGCTAAAGGCAATGTACTTCAAACCGTACTACCTGGGATGTCTGGCGCATGCTTCGTATATGATCGGAGCCGAGGGCGGCCCCGCAGCGGTGATCGATCCGCGGCGTGATGTAGACGAGTACATCGCAGATGCGGAACGGGCGGGCCTTACGATCCGGTTTGTAATTGAAACGCACCTGCACGCCGATTTTGTTTCCGGTCACGTTGAGCTTGCGCGAAGGACCGGGGCGCAGATTCTGATCGGCGATCGCGCCGGCGCGACGTTTCCGCATATCCCGATTACGAATGAAATGCGCATCGAGCTTGGGGATGTCTCGTTGACGTTCCGGACAACACCGGGACACACGCCGGAAAGCGTGATCGCTCTGGTTACCGTGGCCGGTGACGACAATCCGCGACTGATATTCACGGGCGACACGCTGTTCATCGGTGATGTTGGCCGACCCGACCTGGCCGGCAGCCGCGGCTACTCTGCCGAGCAGATGGCCCGCCTGATGTTTGCTTCGCTGCGCGATTCCATTCTCACGCTGCCCGACGCCGCTGAGGTCTGGCCTGCACACGGCGCTGGATCCTCGTGCGGCAAAGCGCTTTCAAATGACCGGGCATCGACCATTGGGCGCGAAAAAGCGCTGAATCCGGCGTTGAGGTACGTGCTGGATGGCGATGAGGAGGGTTTTGTACAGTATCACACCGAAGGGCTATCTGCGGCCCCAGGCTACTTCGGCTACGACGCCCAGCGCAATCGCGAAGGTGCCGCGCCACTGGCGGAAGCGACTGCCGGCGCCGTCCCGCTCTCGCCGGCTGAGGTCGAGGAGCTATCCGAGTCGGGTGTGCTGGTACTGGACGTTCGCTCGGTGGCCGATTTCGGGAGCGCGCACATTCCGGGCGCGCTGCATGTGCAGCTGGAGGGTACATTCGCTCCATGGGTAGGGCGAGTAGCGCGCCCCGAGGAGCGTATTCTGGTTGTGGCGGAGGTTGGCGCCGAGCACGAGGCGATTATGCGCCTTGCCCGGGTGGGCTATGAGAACATCGCCGGGTACCTGGAGGGTGGCATGGCGGCATGGAACGCAGCGGGCGGAGAGCAGGCCGCCGTACCGCAGCTGCCTGCCGACACGCCACTTATGCCGAGACGCACCGTGGTTGTAGACGTGAGGTCGCGGGAAGAGTACGACGCCGGCCACCTTGAAGGGGCTTTGCACATACCACTGCCGGAACTGGTTGAACGAATCGACGAGCTGCCGCCGGCTCCGCTGGCCCTGATGTGCGGCACCGGATATCGTTCGTCCATCGCGTGCTCACTGCTCTTGCGGGCCGGCCGCCGGGAGGTCCTGAACCTCGCCGGTGGATGGGAGGCCGCGAGCAAGGCCAGAACCGGGATCGAACCGAGCGCTCATGTTGCGTGAAACCGGCTGCCGGCCGCCCGCGCTCTGCGATAAGACGGCGGCTGGCCCCGGCGCCATTTCATTTACGGTGGCTCCGCGTTGAGTTCGCAGTGGTTTCCGGCAGATGCGGTTCACATTCTGGTGGTTCTGTTTCTGTCGCTGCTGATAGGCCTTGAGCGCGAGGAGCACAAGACCACTTCCACCCACTACACGTACGGCGGTATCCGGACGCTGCCGCTGATCGGTCTCCTGGGTTACGGCATTGCGCGAGCGACCAACGACTCGCCAATGGCTGTCGGGCTTGGTCTTGCTGCGATGGCCGTGTTTATGGGCATCGCCTACTTCCATAAGCTGGCGGTTACTCAAGACGCGGGCGTGACGTCGGAGATGACCGGTCTGCTGGTGTATGTACTTGGCGTTCTCGTCTCGCGCGATCTGGTCTGGATCGCCGTCTCCATCGGTGTGCTTTCGCTGGTGCTGCTTGAGTTGCGGGTACGCGTAGATGCGCTTACCAAACGATTCCCACCCGCAGAGGTGTCGAGCGCGGCACGGTTTCTATTGCTGACTGCCGTCATTCTTCCCGTGGTGCCGAATCATGCGTTTGGCGCCATGCAGATCAATCCGTTCAAGGTGTGGCTGGTTGTGGTTGCCGTAAGCGGAATCTCGTATGCCAGTTACCTGCTGCAGATGGTTCTGCGTGGCAGCGGCGGCGTGCTGGTGGCCGGCATGCTCGGCGGAGCCTACTCCTCCACGGCGACGACCGTAGCGCTTGGCAAGGCTTCCACAGCGGCCCACGCGCCGCGCCTCTACGCCGGCGCCATCACGATGGCCTCCGGCGTGATGTACGTGCGCCTTGCACTACTTCTGCTTTTCTTCAATGCCGGACTGTTCCACCTGCTGGTGGCGCCGTTTCTGATACTGGCTGCCGTTGGCGTCGTGGCCGGCTGGCTGACCGCCCGCACAGATCCTCATACACGGCCCGGCAGTGCGACCACGGCACAGCGGCCAAATCCGCTCCAGATAGGCACCGCGTTCCTGTTTGCCGGCATATTTGTGGCGATGTTGGTGATTACCCAGCTGGTAGTGACGCACGGCGGGGGCACCGCGCTTTACAGCCTGGCCGGAGTTATGGGCGTTACCGACGTGGATCCGTTCATCATGAGCCTGACGCAATCCGCCGGCCACGCCACCCCACTGGCGCTTGCGGCCGGCGCCATTGTGGTGGCGGCTGCAAGTAACAACATGGTGAAGGGCGTGTATGCCGCCGTACTTGCCGACCGGGAGACCGGAAGGACCAGCGCCGCGCTGCTGGGATGCCTGGCGCTGTTGGGAGTTCTGCCGCTGCTGTTGGTGCGTGGGTGAGTTGACCGGCGGTTCGACGCGCCTTAAAGGTGCTTCACCTCACCGATCCCGGTTATCGAGCTGTGGACGGTGGGGTTACCAATGTATCTGATTTTGCCGACTCCCGCCACGCTGGCATTCAGTGTTTTCGATGCATCCACGGTCGCGTCGCCCGCCCCGCTGACGCTTACAGTGGCCGTATCGGATCCGAGACGCGAGCCATCGTACTTGCACGCGCCCGCGAGGTTGACGTCAGTAACGGGAACGCTTCCCTGCAGCCACATCTTGCAGGCGCCGTCCATCTGTACCTGGAGCGTTTTCCCAACCACATTGCTCCCGATTACCTCCACGGCGCCGGTTGCCGTGAGGCCATCCAGCTTTGTGGCGCTGACTTCGTACAGGATGGCGTGTTTGGTGATGAACCGCGTCCGGGGTTTTGAGGCCAGGTAGAGCACGCCGCCGCGCACCTGGGCGCTGAGGTAGGGCTGAAGGTTGCCATCGGCGGTGATCGAAACGGAATTGCGATGGGCCTGCGTGAGGATGAGCCTGCCGACGCCGGCGATATTGACGGCGTGAAACGCGGAGACGCTCCGCGACTGCGTTGCAAGCTTTCCGGATCCTTTGACCGAGGGGCCAGCGAACGTGCGAATCAGATCGTGAATGGCGCAGCCGGGTAACAGCAGCAACAAGCTGGCCGCAGCCAGCATATTTCGTACCTTCATGAATGGACCTTTGTGAGCCGGCGTGAAGCGAACTACGGTGTGCCGAGCGTGACCAAACATGCGCCTATACGGCTGACTGGGCGGGCCGGTTTCGAGTTGCAAGGCGCATACCGTAGAGACGGCTGCTGCGTTGGAGAATGCTGGCGCCACGGATGCCGCCAAAGCGTACATTGTTCGCGGCACTCGGCATCGACGCGTAAGCGTTCGAGACCTGGGACATGTAAGTCGTATGTGACGTATGTGGCGTATGCGACGCAACCCCATCTCCGACCAGCAGCAGCAGAGCATCGACGTTGCCGAACGCGTTATCGCCACATTCGCTTACGATTCGCGTGCAAGTTCACAAGCGGCTGCAGGCGGTATACTCCACCGTCGGAACCTGGGAGATCGGAGCCAAGTCAAAAGGTAGCTTATGAGGCGCGTTACGGGTATCGGTGGAATCTTCATCAAGGCTAGCGACCCCGAGAAGTTGTGCGCGTGGTACAAGGCCCATCTCGGCATAGATGTGCAGGATTGGGGCGGCACGGCCTTCCACTGGGTCGACGCGGATGGCGCTCCTGCAAATGGCACAACCGCCTGGTCCATCGGCGATGGTTCCTCCTTTGCGCCAAGCCGGGCCGCCTTCATGGTCAACTACCGCGTTGCGGACCTTCACGGCCTTCTAACGCTGCTTCGTGAAGAGGGCTGTCATGTGTTCGACGAAGTGGAGGAATCGGAGTTCGGGATATTCGGCTGGGTGATGGATCCGGAAGGAAACAAGATTGAGCTCTGGCAGCCACCCGATGGCCAGTAGGCTTGACCCGCCCCCGGGCGTCGATTGGACCGCATAAGCCCGAGTAGGCTCTTGTTACGTAAAGTCAAAACAGGAGGACGCGGTGGATATCTTTGTCGCGATATGCAAGGAGCGCGCTACAGCGGCCATGGAGGGCTTTCTCCACGGTCTCAGCTTCGTGCCGGCGGATAAGCTGAACTGGAGCCCGACGCCCACGGCCAAGTCCGCCATGCAGGTTGCGGCGCACTGCGCCGGGTACAGTGGCGCGTTCGCCTGGATCATCCGTGAAGGCAAGTTCCCATGTACGGTTGAGGAGTTCCGCGGCAGGGTACAGGCTTCGATTGAGAGCGTCACCACATTGGAGGAAGCGGAGGCGATGCTCCGACAGGGTATTGCAGAGACGCTGGCGGCCCTCGACACCGTAAAGCCGGAGCAGGTCGGCGCAATGGTCGATTCGCCGCAGGGCCAGACGCCCTTCAAGTTCTTCCTGACCGTTCCGGCGCGGCATCTCGAAGCCCACGATGGCCAGATCGACTACCTGCAGACTTGCTGGGGTGATCTGGAGGTGCACCTGTAGAATCACATCAGGCTTTGACGGATCACTTAGCGGCTGGCGCCTCGATTAACGATCGCCATGCCGGCTTACTGGAAGAGGCATCCGAGCGTATGCTCACCTCGTTGGGCTGAGGGTGAGATTGTTGACAGACGAGGACATGGGTCAACGGCTCGCCGGCAGCGGCGTGTGCCGCCGCTGAATCGCATCCTACTTGCAGCGCTGCAAAGCTTTGCGCGGCGCCCGGGTTACCAGGCCCGGAGGTACTGCTTTGGCGAGTGCTGCTCCTGCCGCAGCTCCCGCGCGGCGCGGCCGGGCCAGTAGGGATCGCGCAGCATTTCACGTGCAAGGAGCACCAGATCGGCCTGACCCGTTCGAATGATGGTATCTGCCTGAACCGGTGAGGTAATCATGCCCACAGCTCCGGTGGCTATGCCGGCCTCAGCGCGGATACGGGCGGCAAATCCGGTCTGGTAGCCTGGGCCCACCGGGATGTTGGCACTCGGCGTATTGGCTC comes from the Armatimonadota bacterium genome and includes:
- a CDS encoding DUF1552 domain-containing protein, which encodes MFLPLLEAMAPGGASAASRAVSSPVRFAALYMPNGVDPAAWTPVGSGATWQLSEILAPLSGLQRDLLVFTELMNRYSIDGDGHYAKVAPFLTGTHITKTTGSDLRCGGVSLDQELAQHLGNLTPLPSIELSIEPVTTGVDTNVGYTRLYGSHISWSSPTTPVTREIDPQQAFNRLFRSPVSEASPAREAVDSSVLDAVAHDAAALRKRIGTADRAKLDEYFEAVRAVERRIAFDAARRKGEVLDDTLARQAVQKLGTEIYSYYHDADLIRRRGIDHTGQVRLMLEIMTLAFWTDSTRIATFMFANEVSDRNFSFLPGVSGGHHQISHHGGDARKLAEYRRINTWHIEQYAWMLNRMKQIREGDGTLLDNAMVLFGGGMRDGNAHSPYNLPILLAGRAGGSLAPGRHLVYGKNTPLCDLYRGVSNRMGVPVQQFGNSDGELPGLSDAAFAGAGSA
- a CDS encoding DUF1592 domain-containing protein, whose amino-acid sequence is MSVLGGCRSAAARFHCSARLQPHRRKSSNYLVRRTMDRPTETRRKKLGAARHLSAVAPLALIAAAFTAPAAAPQSAPAASGTFRNFILPKVQRYCVPCHSGMNPPAGIDLSRFQSAAEVKARPGFWRRVLSQLRAGSMPPTGSPAPTPQERDQLAGWVQRVIPVAQLTDAPADPGYVLIHRLSREEYNNTIRDLLGVDTHPADSFPADGGGGGGFDNDAETLFVPPILMERYLQAASQSLSAADPHLLFGSSTGHANPKAEAQAVLRHFASLAYRRPVRPGELARLMQVFTAAFHRGLSWRKSVVAGLTAVLVSPNFLFRVEPTLPEHGAYRLNDYELASRLSYFLWSSMPDAELFRLAAANRLHQPATLQAQIDRMLASRKSRALGANFAGEWLRVRDLGTVAQPDPGMFPQFTPQLRSDMIAEAVDFSNHVLRRDASLLDFIGCGYTYLNQDMAQLYGVHGVRGAQFRRVALADGTRGGVITMAGVLAVTSYPLRTSPVLRGKWVLEQMLGAKIPPPPPNAGGLPATDAPLNGLSLRQRLEEHRKRPECASCHNKMDPIGFGLENFDPIGRWRTQIGGQPIDNSGVLAGGEKFAGPQQLKTLLLSQKAEFVRNMARRMLAYALGRGLQRYDRAAVNQIVQRVQEGGYRSGALIRAIVESVPFQFRTSNEQPPAVADGQNSHAKP
- a CDS encoding MBL fold metallo-hydrolase — protein: MWRGIDGPTEDMELKAMYFKPYYLGCLAHASYMIGAEGGPAAVIDPRRDVDEYIADAERAGLTIRFVIETHLHADFVSGHVELARRTGAQILIGDRAGATFPHIPITNEMRIELGDVSLTFRTTPGHTPESVIALVTVAGDDNPRLIFTGDTLFIGDVGRPDLAGSRGYSAEQMARLMFASLRDSILTLPDAAEVWPAHGAGSSCGKALSNDRASTIGREKALNPALRYVLDGDEEGFVQYHTEGLSAAPGYFGYDAQRNREGAAPLAEATAGAVPLSPAEVEELSESGVLVLDVRSVADFGSAHIPGALHVQLEGTFAPWVGRVARPEERILVVAEVGAEHEAIMRLARVGYENIAGYLEGGMAAWNAAGGEQAAVPQLPADTPLMPRRTVVVDVRSREEYDAGHLEGALHIPLPELVERIDELPPAPLALMCGTGYRSSIACSLLLRAGRREVLNLAGGWEAASKARTGIEPSAHVA
- a CDS encoding DUF4010 domain-containing protein, coding for MSSQWFPADAVHILVVLFLSLLIGLEREEHKTTSTHYTYGGIRTLPLIGLLGYGIARATNDSPMAVGLGLAAMAVFMGIAYFHKLAVTQDAGVTSEMTGLLVYVLGVLVSRDLVWIAVSIGVLSLVLLELRVRVDALTKRFPPAEVSSAARFLLLTAVILPVVPNHAFGAMQINPFKVWLVVVAVSGISYASYLLQMVLRGSGGVLVAGMLGGAYSSTATTVALGKASTAAHAPRLYAGAITMASGVMYVRLALLLLFFNAGLFHLLVAPFLILAAVGVVAGWLTARTDPHTRPGSATTAQRPNPLQIGTAFLFAGIFVAMLVITQLVVTHGGGTALYSLAGVMGVTDVDPFIMSLTQSAGHATPLALAAGAIVVAAASNNMVKGVYAAVLADRETGRTSAALLGCLALLGVLPLLLVRG
- a CDS encoding DUF2807 domain-containing protein, translating into MKVRNMLAAASLLLLLPGCAIHDLIRTFAGPSVKGSGKLATQSRSVSAFHAVNIAGVGRLILTQAHRNSVSITADGNLQPYLSAQVRGGVLYLASKPRTRFITKHAILYEVSATKLDGLTATGAVEVIGSNVVGKTLQVQMDGACKMWLQGSVPVTDVNLAGACKYDGSRLGSDTATVSVSGAGDATVDASKTLNASVAGVGKIRYIGNPTVHSSITGIGEVKHL
- a CDS encoding VOC family protein: MRRVTGIGGIFIKASDPEKLCAWYKAHLGIDVQDWGGTAFHWVDADGAPANGTTAWSIGDGSSFAPSRAAFMVNYRVADLHGLLTLLREEGCHVFDEVEESEFGIFGWVMDPEGNKIELWQPPDGQ
- a CDS encoding DinB family protein, with the protein product MDIFVAICKERATAAMEGFLHGLSFVPADKLNWSPTPTAKSAMQVAAHCAGYSGAFAWIIREGKFPCTVEEFRGRVQASIESVTTLEEAEAMLRQGIAETLAALDTVKPEQVGAMVDSPQGQTPFKFFLTVPARHLEAHDGQIDYLQTCWGDLEVHL